The sequence CTCATCGAGGGCCCGGCCCTCTACGGCTTCCTCTCCGGCCGCGACAATCTCCTGCGGTACGACTCCGCCGACCCGGCCGCCGACCCGCGTACCCGGCGTGCGCGCGTGGCGACCGCGCTCGACCGGGTGGGGCTGACGGCCGCGGCGGGCAAGAAGGCGAAGGCCTACTCGCTGGGGATGAAGCAGCGGCTCGGGCTCGCGGCGGCGCTGCTGCAGCCCCGGAAGCTGCTCGTGCTGGACGAGCCGACCAACGGACTCGACCCGCAGGGGATGCGTGAGATCCGCGCCCTCGTCCGTGAGCTGGCCTCGGACGGCACGACGGTGTTCCTCTCCTCGCATCTGCTCGACGAGATCGAGCAGGTCTGCACGCACGCCGCGGTGATGGCGCAGGGCCGGCTGATCAGCCAGGGCCCGGTGGCCGAGCTGGCGACGGGCGCGCGCAGCCGGCTCGTCGTGACCACACCCGACCCGGGCGACGCGGCCCGGGTGCTCAAGGAACAGGGCATGAGCGATGTCGTGGTCGCCGAGCACCGGGTGAGCGCCGACCCGCCGGACCGCGACCTCGCCGAGGTGAACGCGGCACTGGTGACGGCCGGCGTCCGCGTCCGTGGCTTCGGGATCGAGCGGGCCTCGCTGGAGGACGCGTTCGTGGCGCTCACGGGAGAGGGATTCGATGTCGCGGGCTGAGATCGCGGAGCCGTCGGAGACGGAGGCGGGGACCGAGCCGGCGGAGGTGACGGCCGCCGGAGGAGCCGTCGCGGGGCGGACGCCGAGCCCGCTGTGGACTCTCGGCCTGCTGCGCAACGAGCTGAGCACCACCCTCCGCCGCTGGCGCACGCTCGCCCTGCTCGCAGTGCTCGCCGCGGTCCCGGTGCTGGTCGGCATCGCGGTCAAGATCGAGACGAGCGACGGGTCGTCCGCCGGGGGCGGCGGGGGAGAGGGGCCCGCGTTCATCGCGCAGATCACCAACAACGGACTGTTCCTGGTGTTCACCGCGCTCGCCGCCACGCTGCCGTTCTTCCTGCCGATGGCGGTCGGCGTCGTCGCGGGCGACGCGATAGCGGGCGAGGCCAACGCGGGGACGCTGCGCTATCTGCTGGTCGCACCGGCGGGGCGGACCCGCCTGCTGATCACCAAGTACGCGACCACGCTGGCCTTCTGTGTCATCGCCACCCTCGTCGTGGCGACCTCGGCGCTCGTCGTGGGCGCGCTCCTGTTCCCACTGGGCGAGCTGACGACGATCTCGGGGACCCGCATCAGCTTCGGCGAGGGACTGGGCCGGGCCCTGTTCATCGCACTGGTCGTCGCCGCGTCACTGATCGGGATCGCGGCGCTGGGGCTGTTCGTCTCGACCCTCACGAACAGCGGGATCGCGGCGATGGCGACGACCGTCGGCCTGCTCATCACCGTGCAGATCCTCGACCAGATACCCCAGCTCCACGCGATACAGCCGTACATCTTCTCGCACTACTGGCTGTCCTTCGCCGACCTCATGCGCGATCCCGTCTACTGGGACGACCTCATCCGCAACCTGGAACTCCAGGCGCTGTACGCGGCGGTGTTCGGCACGGCGGCCTGGGCGCGGTTCACGGCGAAGGACATCACCGCGTAGGGCGGGGCCCGACCTCGGGGCCGGCTCTCAGCTCTCGTAGGGGAAGCGGGCGAGCGGGGGCTCCGTGGCGAAGAACGTCTTGGCCCGGGTCAGGGCGCCGGAGTCGGCGAGTACGTCGCCGGGCTTGCTGCCGTTGCCGAGGAGGACCCCGCCGAAGCGCATCCCCAGATACGCGGCCGAGTGGTTGAGCGTGCCGACGAGGGGGCCGGCGACCTCTTCCTCCTCGTGGGCGAGGGCGGTGACACCCCACAGGGTCCGCCCGGCCATCGTCTTCTTGAAGTCGACGCCGGGGGTGCGCAGCCAGCCCGACCAGTGGTCGAGGTAGCGCTTGGTGGACGCGGACACCGAGTACCAGTACAGCGGCGAGGCGATGACGATGTCCGTCGCCGCGAGCGTCGCGTCGAGCAGCGTCGCCGTGTTGTCGCCGGACGGCCGGACGTGGTCACTGTCGTGGCGCAGGTCCTCGAAGTCGGGCAGGGGATGCCCGGCCAGGTCGATCCAGCGCTGGGTGACATCGGCGGGCAGCTGCTCGGCGGCCCTGCGGGCCAGCAGCTCCGTATTGCCGTTGGCGCGGCTGCTGCCCAGAAGGAAGAGGAAGTGGCGGCTCATGAGGGCTCCGTCATGTAGGGCGTCCGACGACTGCACGCGCATGCACTAACACGCGTATGCAGTATATGCACGTGCATGCAGTCGTCGGCCACCCCTGAGCGAGCCGGGTTGCGGGGTAGGGGTTACTCCGACAGCTCCCACACCGCGTACGCGAGCGCGTCACTGTTGCGGTTCAGGGCGGTGTCGTTGATGTTCGTCGTCGTGTCGCACGAGGAGTGGTAGCAGCGGTCGAACGCCACACCCGCCGTGCCGCCCCACTTGGTGACCTGCGCCGCGGTCTTGCGGGTGCTGGCACCCGTGAAGAGGCCGCCGACGGGGATGCCCGCGCTCTTGAAGTAGGCGTGGTCCGAGCGGCCGTCGCCCTCGGTCTCGATCTCCGTCGCGACGCCGAGACCGGTGAAGTAGTCCTTGAAGGTCTTCTCGATGGCCGGGTCGTCGTCGTAGACGAAGTAGCCGGGGTTCGGCGACCCGATCATGTCGAAGTTCAGATAGCCGCTGATCTTCGCGCGATTGGCGGTGCTGAGGCTGTTGACGTAGTAGCGAGAGCCGACCATGCCCAGCTCCTCGGCCCCCCACCAGGCGAACCGCAGATGCTTGGTGGGCTGGTACTGCGCCCGCGACACGGCGAGCGCGGCCTCCAGGACGGCCGCCGAACCGGAGCCGTTGTCATTGATGCCGGCCCCCGCGGAGACGCTGTCGAGGTGGGAGCCCGACATGACGACCTGGTTGGCGTCGCCGCCGGGCCAGTCGGCGATCAGGTTGTAGCCGGTGCTCCCGGAGGAGGTGAACTGCTGGATGGAGGTGGTGAATCCGGCCGCGTCCAGCTTGGCCTTCACGTAGTCGAGGGAGGCCTTGTAGCCGGCGCGGCCGTGGGCGCGGTTGCCGCCGTTGGCGGTGGCTATGGACTGCAGCTGGGTGAGGTGGGCCTTGACGTTGGCCAGGGGTATGTCCGGTGCGGCGGCCACGCGTGCGGGCGCGGCGTCGGCTATCGCGCTCGTCGTGAGCAGCGCGGCGATCGCCAGGGCGGCGGCGCCCGTGGCACGTCCGGGAACGGAGAGCTTCATGTGGGGGGCTCCGAATTCCTTTGGATTCCTTGGATTCCTTGCGGAAATGGGTGCCTGATGGTGAAGCTGAGGCTGACCTTCCGTCAAGAGCACAATCCGGTCAGCCGCGTTCGCATAGCGGATGCCTGTCGGGTGCCTGCGCTGACTTGGCTTCGGCGGGCGCCACGGGGCGGGTGGGGCGGATGTGTCAGTGGAGGCAGAACTCGTTGCCCTCCGGGTCCGCCATCACCACCCACTGACCTGACGGTTCCTTGACCTCCCGGACAACCGTCGCCCCGAGCCCGGTCAGCCGCGCGAGCTCCGCCTCCCGCTGCCCGCTCTCGGTGTGCAGGTCGATGTGCAGCCGGTTCTTCACGGTCTTCGGCTCCGGTACGCGCTGGAACAGCAGCCGCCGCCCGAGCCCCACCCCGGTCTCCTCCTGGTACGGGTCCTGCGGGTGCCGTACGCCGGTCGCGTCCCGCCACGCGTGGCGGCCGTGCGACTCGACGACGAGCTCGGGAGGCGCGGCGCCGATGCTCAACAGGCGCTCGATCAGCGGGCTGTGGTCTTCGACCAGGTAGTTGAGGGCGGCGCCCCAGAAGTTGGCCTGGGCGTGCGGGTCGGCCGTGTCGACGACGAGTTTCCAGTGCAGGGGTGCGGGCGAGGGTGCGGGCGTGGACCGGGGTTCGGAAGCCTGTGTCATGGTAACCACTTATAGTGGTTACGTGAGCGAGCAGGCAATGAAACCGCCCGGACTGACCCTCGTGTCGTACGGCGGGAAGCGGTACCGCTTCGACGCCGGGGCGCTGTGCACGGAGCTTCTGACGACGGGCGGGCCGGGGGAGTTCGCACGCCACGAGTCGCTCCACGAGCCCGCTGACCTGCTGCGCTGGGTGGAGCGGAGCCGTCTGCGGGACGGCCTCGAACTGGCGGTCACAGAGGGGGAGTTGGCGGAAACGCGAGCCCTGCGTGACGTGCTGTTCCAGGTCGTCGCCGACCGTGCGCACGGCCGGCCTCTGGGAGCCCGTGAACTCGACGCCGTCAACACCGCCGCGGCCGGGGCGCCGCTCGCCGTCCGTATCGAGGCGGACGGTTCGCGGGGGTGGGCGCCGGGGGCGACGGTGGCGCGGCTGCTGGCCACCGTGGCCCGTGAGGCGGTCGAGTTGCTCACCGGGCCGTATGCGGAGCGGTTCCGGGAGTGCGGGGCGGACGACTGCCGTCTGCTCTTCGTCGACACCTCGCGGCCGGGACGGCGGCGGTGGTGCGCGATGGAGCACTGCGGGAACCTGCACAAGGTTCGGGCGCATCGGGCGCGGAGGGGTGACGGGGGCGATCGAGGGGGCGGTTGAGGGGGTTCGTCTGCGGGCCGGTGGGGGCGGGCCCAAAGGATTGCGCAGTTCCCCGCGCCCCTAGGTATCTCAGCCTCTCCGGCGTTTGAGGAGCGGGGGTTCGGGGGCCGGCCCCCGAGTCAGTGACGGGACGGGTAGGGGCGGCGGGGGCGAGGAAAGTCCCTCAGGCACTCCCTCAGGCACTCCCTCGGACACCCCCCTCGAATTCGCCATACTGTTCGTATGACCGCAGACGCCGACGGCCCGTCAACTCCCTTTCCCCCACAGCGAACCCGCGTAGCCATCGTGGGCGCCGGCCCCGCCGGGCTCACGCTGGCCAACATCCTGCGGGCCGCCTCCGTGGACTGCGTGGTGCTGGAGAACGAGAGCAGGCAGTTCATCGAGCAGCGTCCGCGCGCGGGCTTCCTGGAGGAGTGGGCGGTCCGTGCGCTGGCGGGGCGGGGCCTGGCGGACCGGCTCCTGGCGAACACCGTGGTGCACACCGAGTGCGAGTTTCGTTTCGCGGGGGAGAGCCACCGGTTCCCGTACACGGACGTGTCGGGTCAGCGTCACTACGTCTATCCGCAGCCGCTCCTGGTGACGGACCTGGTGCGTGAGTACGCGGACGTCCGCGGCGGCGACATCCGCTTCGGCGTCCGTGACGTCGAGCCGGCCGGTATAGGCACGGACCGGCCCTCGGTGGCGTACACGGATCCGGAGACGGGTGAACGCGTGCGGCTCGACTGCGACTTCGTCGCGGGCTGCGACGGCGCGCGCGGTGTGACCCGCGACCACATGCTGCCGGAGCACGTCACGATCGCGCGGCACGACTTCGGCGTCGGCTGGCTGGCCCTCCTCGCCGAGGCGCCCCCGTCCTCCGACTGCGTCGTCTTCGGTATCCATCCGCGCGGGTTCGCCGGTCACATGGCCCGCAGCCCTCAGGTCACCCGTTACTACCTGGAATGCCCGCCGGGCGACGACCCGGAGAACTGGTCGCACGAGCGCGTCTGGGCCGAGCTGCACGAACGGCTCGCGGCGCAGGGGGCCCGGCCGCTCACCGAGGGCAGGCTGATCGAGAAGCGGGTCCTGGCCATGCACAACTACGTGGTGGAGCCGATGGCGTACGGGCGGCTCTTCCTGGTGGGGGACTCGGCCCACCTGCTCGCACCGATCGGCGCGAAGGGCATGAACCTCGCGATACACGACTCGCTGCTGCTCGGCGACGCGCTCGTCGCCCACTACGGCGAGGGGGACGACAGCGGGCTGCGCGGCTACTCGGACAGGTGTCTGCGACGGGTGTGGCAGTACCAGGAGTTCTCGCAGTGGCTCTCCGAGGTGTACCACGGGGCCTCGTCCGGCGATCCGTTCCGCGCGGGCATCGCGCGGGCGCGGCTGCGGCGGACCCTCGGCTCGGCCGCGGCCGCGGCCGGATTCGCCGAACTGTTCCTCGGTAAGGACACCGACTACTGAGACCGGCTGCCGACATCGGCCACTGAGACCGGCTGCCGACATCGGCCACTGGGACCGGCTGTCGGCACCGGCTACTGGGGCCGGCCCACCTGTTCCTGCTCGTCGGCAGCGGCCTGGGCCGCCGCCTCGGCAGTGGCCTCCACGGCGGCCTCCGCGGTCGCCGAGGCCGCGGCGACCGCCGCGTTCCGCAGAACCGTCCTCGACCGGCGGGCCGTCCGCAGCGCGTCCCAGGTCAGCACCGACAGCGCGGCCCACACCAGCGCGAACCCGGCCCACCGCTCGGGGGGCATCGCCTCGTGGAAGTACAGGATGCCGAGCAGGAACTGCAGCACGGGCGCCAGATACTGCAGCAGCCCCAGCGTGGACAGCGGCACCCGGATCGCCGCCGCGCCGAAGCACACGAGCGGCAGGGCGGTCACCACACCGGTCGCGGCCAGCAGCGCCGCATGCCCGGCGCCCTCGCTGCCGAAGGTCGCGTCGCCCCGGGCCGACAGCCACACCAGATAACCGAGCGCGGGCAGGAACTGGATGGCGGTCTCCGCGGCCAGCGACTCCAGCCCGCCGAGGTTCAGCTTCTTCTTCACCAGCCCGTACGTGGCGAAGGAGAAGGCGAGGCACAGGGAGATCCACGGTGGCTGCCCGTACCCGAGGGCCAGTACGAGCACGGCGGCGAAGCCGGTGCCGACCGCCGCCCACTGCGCGGGACGCAGCCGTTCCTTCAGGAGCAGGACGCCCATCGCTATGGTGACGAGCGGGTTGATGAAGTAACCGAGTGACGCCTCCACCACATGGCCGCTGTTCACGGCCCAGATGTAGACGCCCCAGTTGACGGTGATCACGGCCGCCGCGACGGTGATCAGGCCCAGCTTGCGCGGCCGGCGCAGCAGCGGGAGGGCCCAGGACCAGCGGCGCGTCACCACGAGCGCGATCAGCACGAAGCCCAGGGACCAGACCATGCGATGGGCGAGGATCTCTCCGGCGCTCGCGGGTTCGAGGAACGGCCAGAAGAGAGGGACGAGCCCCCACATGCCGTACGCCGCGAAGCCGTTCAGCAGGCCGATCCGCTGTTCGCCCTTGGACTCGGGGCCGAGCCGCTGCGCACCCGTGGACTCCGGACCCGTGTGCTGCTCGCCCTTGGACTCCACCGGCACGGCCTCTCCTTCTTCTCGCCCGGCTGCGGACCACGCGGCATCCGAGCCGCGCACAGCCTCCAAGAAGGTAGCGCCAAGGACCCCCGCGCGTCATGCCCGTATCGCCATACGGTCATGACAGACGGGGGTGTGCGTCCCGGGCCCGTCGCGGGGCGGGGCTCAGCCCTTGAGCGCCGCCGCGATCGACTCCGAGATCGGCGTGGTCGGGCGGCCGGTCAGCCGGGACAGGTCACCGCTGGTGACGAGCAGCTCGCCCTTCTCGATGGACTCGTCCACGCCGGCCAGGATCTCGGCGAACGGCGCGGGCAGCCCGGCGCCGGTCAGGATGCCCTTGTACGTCTCGGCGGGCACGGGGCTGTACGCGATCTCCTTGCCGGTGGCCTTCGACACCTCGGCGGCGTACTCGGCGAAGTCGAAAGCGGTGTCGCCGCCCAGCTCGTACGTCTTGTTCTCGTGGCCCTCGCCGGTCAGCACGGCCACGGCGGCGGCCGCGTAGTCCGCGCGGGAGGCGGTGGAGAGGCGGCCCTCGCCGGCTGCCTGGACGACGGCGCCGTGTTCGAGGACCGGCGCCAGGTTCTCGGTGTAGTTCTCGTTGTACCAGCCGTTGCGCAGCAGGACGTAGGGCACACCGGACTCCAGGATCGCGGCCTCGGTGCCCCGGTGGTCGTCGGCCAGCGCGGCGCTCAGGCTGCCGGGAGCGCTGGTGTACGCGAAGAGCGCGACGCCGGCGGCCTCGGCGGCGTCGAGGACGACCTTGTGCTGGGCGACCCGGCCCTTGTCGAACTCGTTGCCCGAGACGAGCAGCACCTGGTCGCCCGCGGAGAAGACGCCGTCGAAGGTCTCGGGGGCGTTGTAGTCGGCGATCGCGATCCGCACACCGCGGGCCGCGTAACCCGCGGCCTTCTCCTCGTTGCGGACGACGGCGGTGATCCGGTCGGCCGGGACCTTCTCCAGCAGCCCCTCGATGACGTGCTTGCCGAGGTGTCCGGTGGCTCCGGTGACGACGATGCTCATGGTGGAAACAACTCCTTGTGAGGTGGGTACGTCACTCACCATAAGAGCTGCACTAACTTCTGGAAAGTACCCACTTTGAAGTAAGGTACCCATATGACAGTAAGTGAATCGGCGGCGCGTCCGATGGGCAGATACGTCGTCGGCGAGGAGATGTGCCCGTACCGCCTGGTCCTGGAGCACGTCACCAGCCGCTGGGGTGTCCTCGTGCTGATCAGGCTCAGGGAGCGCTCGTACCGCTTCAGTGAGCTGCGGCGGGCGATCGGCAGGGTCAGCGAGAAGATGCTCACCCAGACCCTGCAGACCCTGGAACGCGACGGGATCGTGCACCGGGACGCCAAGCCGGTCATACCGCCGCGCGTCGACTACTCCCTCACCGACCTGGGCCGCGAGGCCGCCGAGCAGGTCCTGGCCCTGTCCCTGTGGACCGAGAACCGCATGGCCGACGTGGAGAAGGCCCGCCGGGCATACGACGAGGCCCGGTCGTAACCCACACGACCGGGCCTCGCCCCGTGAGAGGGCCCGCCCTCAAGGGGCTGCGCCCTCAAGGGGCTGCGCCCTCAAGGGGCGCGGGAAACTGCGCGCCCAGCCCCCACGCACCCGCAGACGAAACACCACCCTCGCGGCGGAGCGCCCCGTACGGGCGGTCAGCCGACGACGGTCCAGGCATCCCCACCCGTGAGCAGCGCGGACAGGTCCCCCTTGCCGTTCTGCTCGATGGCGGAGTCGAGCTGGTCGGCCATCTGCGTGTCGTAGACCGCCCGGTCGACGGACCGCAGAACGCCGATCGGCGTGTGATGCAGCGTGTCCGGGTCGGCGAGCCGCGACAGCGCGAACGCCGTGGTCGGCGACGCGGAGTGCGCGTCGTGGACCAGGACCAGCGGCTCGTTCTCCGGCGTGACGGTGACGACCCGCAGATCGCCGGTCACCGCGTCGCGCACGACGCCCTTCGAACCGAGACCGTCCTCCAGCGGGGCGCCGAAGCGGATCGGCCGCCCGTGCTCCAGGCGGATCACCGCCTCCTCCGCCTGCTGCCTGTCCTTGAGGACCTCGAAGGCGCCGTCGTTGAAGATGTTGCAGTTCTGGTAGATCTCGACGAGGGCCGTGCCCGGATGGGCGGCGGCCTGCCGCAGGACCTCGGTGAGGTGCTTGCGGTCGGAGTCCACGGTCCGCGCCACGAAGGACGCCTCCGCGCCGATCGCCAGTGACACCGGGTTGAAGGGCGCGTCCAGCGAGCCCATCGGCGTCGACTTCGTGATCTTCCCGACCTCGGAGGTCGGGCTGTACTGGCCCTTGGTGAGCCCGTAGATCCGGTTGTTGAACAGCAGGAT is a genomic window of Streptomyces sp. NBC_00414 containing:
- a CDS encoding ABC transporter ATP-binding protein gives rise to the protein MAELSTADGGTEGSGGTAGSGGPAADAKATADRGAVAGTDDRVAASDPGDTVDARDTGDTVIATRALTKRYRGGQLAVDGLDLAVPAGSVFGFLGPNGSGKTTTIRMLMGLIEPTSGAARVLGRPMPRATRTVLPHVGALIEGPALYGFLSGRDNLLRYDSADPAADPRTRRARVATALDRVGLTAAAGKKAKAYSLGMKQRLGLAAALLQPRKLLVLDEPTNGLDPQGMREIRALVRELASDGTTVFLSSHLLDEIEQVCTHAAVMAQGRLISQGPVAELATGARSRLVVTTPDPGDAARVLKEQGMSDVVVAEHRVSADPPDRDLAEVNAALVTAGVRVRGFGIERASLEDAFVALTGEGFDVAG
- a CDS encoding ABC transporter permease: MSRAEIAEPSETEAGTEPAEVTAAGGAVAGRTPSPLWTLGLLRNELSTTLRRWRTLALLAVLAAVPVLVGIAVKIETSDGSSAGGGGGEGPAFIAQITNNGLFLVFTALAATLPFFLPMAVGVVAGDAIAGEANAGTLRYLLVAPAGRTRLLITKYATTLAFCVIATLVVATSALVVGALLFPLGELTTISGTRISFGEGLGRALFIALVVAASLIGIAALGLFVSTLTNSGIAAMATTVGLLITVQILDQIPQLHAIQPYIFSHYWLSFADLMRDPVYWDDLIRNLELQALYAAVFGTAAWARFTAKDITA
- a CDS encoding flavodoxin family protein, which codes for MSRHFLFLLGSSRANGNTELLARRAAEQLPADVTQRWIDLAGHPLPDFEDLRHDSDHVRPSGDNTATLLDATLAATDIVIASPLYWYSVSASTKRYLDHWSGWLRTPGVDFKKTMAGRTLWGVTALAHEEEEVAGPLVGTLNHSAAYLGMRFGGVLLGNGSKPGDVLADSGALTRAKTFFATEPPLARFPYES
- a CDS encoding M28 family metallopeptidase, producing MKLSVPGRATGAAALAIAALLTTSAIADAAPARVAAAPDIPLANVKAHLTQLQSIATANGGNRAHGRAGYKASLDYVKAKLDAAGFTTSIQQFTSSGSTGYNLIADWPGGDANQVVMSGSHLDSVSAGAGINDNGSGSAAVLEAALAVSRAQYQPTKHLRFAWWGAEELGMVGSRYYVNSLSTANRAKISGYLNFDMIGSPNPGYFVYDDDPAIEKTFKDYFTGLGVATEIETEGDGRSDHAYFKSAGIPVGGLFTGASTRKTAAQVTKWGGTAGVAFDRCYHSSCDTTTNINDTALNRNSDALAYAVWELSE
- a CDS encoding VOC family protein, which codes for MTQASEPRSTPAPSPAPLHWKLVVDTADPHAQANFWGAALNYLVEDHSPLIERLLSIGAAPPELVVESHGRHAWRDATGVRHPQDPYQEETGVGLGRRLLFQRVPEPKTVKNRLHIDLHTESGQREAELARLTGLGATVVREVKEPSGQWVVMADPEGNEFCLH
- a CDS encoding CGNR zinc finger domain-containing protein — its product is MKPPGLTLVSYGGKRYRFDAGALCTELLTTGGPGEFARHESLHEPADLLRWVERSRLRDGLELAVTEGELAETRALRDVLFQVVADRAHGRPLGARELDAVNTAAAGAPLAVRIEADGSRGWAPGATVARLLATVAREAVELLTGPYAERFRECGADDCRLLFVDTSRPGRRRWCAMEHCGNLHKVRAHRARRGDGGDRGGG
- a CDS encoding 4-hydroxybenzoate 3-monooxygenase, with product MTADADGPSTPFPPQRTRVAIVGAGPAGLTLANILRAASVDCVVLENESRQFIEQRPRAGFLEEWAVRALAGRGLADRLLANTVVHTECEFRFAGESHRFPYTDVSGQRHYVYPQPLLVTDLVREYADVRGGDIRFGVRDVEPAGIGTDRPSVAYTDPETGERVRLDCDFVAGCDGARGVTRDHMLPEHVTIARHDFGVGWLALLAEAPPSSDCVVFGIHPRGFAGHMARSPQVTRYYLECPPGDDPENWSHERVWAELHERLAAQGARPLTEGRLIEKRVLAMHNYVVEPMAYGRLFLVGDSAHLLAPIGAKGMNLAIHDSLLLGDALVAHYGEGDDSGLRGYSDRCLRRVWQYQEFSQWLSEVYHGASSGDPFRAGIARARLRRTLGSAAAAAGFAELFLGKDTDY
- the rarD gene encoding EamA family transporter RarD — encoded protein: MGLLNGFAAYGMWGLVPLFWPFLEPASAGEILAHRMVWSLGFVLIALVVTRRWSWALPLLRRPRKLGLITVAAAVITVNWGVYIWAVNSGHVVEASLGYFINPLVTIAMGVLLLKERLRPAQWAAVGTGFAAVLVLALGYGQPPWISLCLAFSFATYGLVKKKLNLGGLESLAAETAIQFLPALGYLVWLSARGDATFGSEGAGHAALLAATGVVTALPLVCFGAAAIRVPLSTLGLLQYLAPVLQFLLGILYFHEAMPPERWAGFALVWAALSVLTWDALRTARRSRTVLRNAAVAAASATAEAAVEATAEAAAQAAADEQEQVGRPQ
- a CDS encoding SDR family oxidoreductase, yielding MSIVVTGATGHLGKHVIEGLLEKVPADRITAVVRNEEKAAGYAARGVRIAIADYNAPETFDGVFSAGDQVLLVSGNEFDKGRVAQHKVVLDAAEAAGVALFAYTSAPGSLSAALADDHRGTEAAILESGVPYVLLRNGWYNENYTENLAPVLEHGAVVQAAGEGRLSTASRADYAAAAVAVLTGEGHENKTYELGGDTAFDFAEYAAEVSKATGKEIAYSPVPAETYKGILTGAGLPAPFAEILAGVDESIEKGELLVTSGDLSRLTGRPTTPISESIAAALKG
- a CDS encoding winged helix-turn-helix transcriptional regulator, with product MTVSESAARPMGRYVVGEEMCPYRLVLEHVTSRWGVLVLIRLRERSYRFSELRRAIGRVSEKMLTQTLQTLERDGIVHRDAKPVIPPRVDYSLTDLGREAAEQVLALSLWTENRMADVEKARRAYDEARS
- a CDS encoding 2-oxoacid:ferredoxin oxidoreductase subunit beta, with protein sequence MAETTTEGSGTIEALTLVPKAEARQSMKDFKSDQEVRWCPGCGDYAILAAVQGFMPELGLAKENIVFVSGIGCSSRFPYYMNTYGMHSIHGRAPAIATGLASSRQDLSVWVVTGDGDALSIGGNHLIHALRRNVNLKILLFNNRIYGLTKGQYSPTSEVGKITKSTPMGSLDAPFNPVSLAIGAEASFVARTVDSDRKHLTEVLRQAAAHPGTALVEIYQNCNIFNDGAFEVLKDRQQAEEAVIRLEHGRPIRFGAPLEDGLGSKGVVRDAVTGDLRVVTVTPENEPLVLVHDAHSASPTTAFALSRLADPDTLHHTPIGVLRSVDRAVYDTQMADQLDSAIEQNGKGDLSALLTGGDAWTVVG